The Streptococcus gwangjuense nucleotide sequence CTTGCTCCAGAAGTACTTTAATTTTTAGAAACAAACTAGTCCCCTGGATTTACCTCCAGGGTGCCCTTATGGGCGTAAGAAAAATCAAGGAGAAACCTAATGTTTGTAAAAAAAGGCGACAAAGTTCGCGTAATCGCTGGTAAAGATAAGGGAACAGAAGCTGTTGTCCTTACTGCCCTTCCAAAAGTAAACAAAGTTATCGTTGAAGGTGTTAACATCGTTAAGAAACATCAACGTCCAACTAACGAGCTTCCTCAAGGTGGTATCATCGAGAAAGAAGCAGCTATCCACGTATCAAACGTTCAAGTTTTGGACAAAAATGGTGTAGCTGGTCGTGTTGGTTACAAATTTGTAGACGGTAAAAAAGTTCGCTACAACAAAAAATCAGGCGAAGTGCTTGATTAATCACGAAGGAAAGGAGAAGTATAATGGCAAAT carries:
- the rplX gene encoding 50S ribosomal protein L24 produces the protein MFVKKGDKVRVIAGKDKGTEAVVLTALPKVNKVIVEGVNIVKKHQRPTNELPQGGIIEKEAAIHVSNVQVLDKNGVAGRVGYKFVDGKKVRYNKKSGEVLD